From one Octopus bimaculoides isolate UCB-OBI-ISO-001 chromosome 1, ASM119413v2, whole genome shotgun sequence genomic stretch:
- the LOC106879279 gene encoding shiftless antiviral inhibitor of ribosomal frameshifting protein homolog has product MAQNDEYEQMCDRTKMVLRLRELFHGRFTNEEVEKLLQLNDFEQGPTVFYILSSDTQELCRVLTEDADMVAKLNYIRNNDKLVEEAKQNYIGLAIRQFTCPPCNNMWWRVTPRRKPVSRCKLCQVRYDPVPKDVEFGSAVFVCKSCNNEFRGFGQKSTTRSICYNCNNLCYPTRIEPPKRNPGRRNWKSQHSCDAPDCCGFLSDCDKDVNVYGPSGLQKRCVHPQRRRNRSIYYPCLKHSSTGSTVETFLTQRFENDSVSDFSVSLETIIEDADITSNMSTLSLSDSNVGNEPDEPVGFPSARPKSSAMSSLTSYPTSAEHVAKTDKTQMVNIKPEEKTKLKKKSEKKD; this is encoded by the exons GTTCTACGTTTACGAGAACTGTTCCATGGTCGATTTACCAATGAAGAGGTAGAGAAACTGTTGCAGTTAAATGACTTTGAACAAGGACCTACAGTGTTCTACATTCTATCCT ctgATACCCAGGAATTATGCCGTGTTTTAACAGAAGATGCT GACATGGTTGCTAAACTGAACTACATCAGGAATAATGATAAATTAGTGGAAGAGGCTAAACAAAACTACATTGGCTTAGCTATTCGTCAGTTTACGTGCCCTCCTTGTAATAATATGTGGTGGCGTGTCACCCCAAGGAGAAAACCT GTTTCAAGATGTAAACTATGCCAAGTTCGGTATGATCCTGTCCCGAAAGATGTTGAATTTGGAAGTGCAGTATTTGTATGTAAGAGTTGTAACAATGAATTCAG AGGCTTTGGTCAAAAATCAACAACTAGGAGCATCTGTTACAATTGCAATAACCTGTGTTATCCAACTAGAATTGAACCTCCAAAGAGGAATCCCGGTCGTCGAAACTGGAAGAGTCAACATTCATGTGATGCACCAGACTGCTGTGGATTCTTATCAGACTGTGATAAAGATGTAAACG TATATGGTCCTTCAGGATTGCAGAAAAGGTGTGTTCATCCACAACGTCGGAGAAACCGATCTATCTACTACCCATGTTTAAAGCACAGTAGTACTGGTTCAACTGTGGAAACatttctcactcagagatttgAGAATGATTCAGTCTCTGACTTCTCAGTAAGCTTAGAAACTATTATTGAAGATGCTGATATCACTTCCAATATGAGTACATTATCACTATCTGATAGCAATGTTGGTAACGAACCAGATGAACCTGTAGGTTTTCCTTCAGCAAGACCAAAGTCTTCTGCCATGTCTAGCTTAACATCTTATCCAACTAGTGCGGAACATGTAGCCAAAACTGATAAAACACAGATGGTGAACATTAAAccagaggaaaaaacaaaactaaaaaaaaaatctgaaaaaaaggATTGA